One window of the Rhodococcus sovatensis genome contains the following:
- a CDS encoding glutamate--cysteine ligase, whose amino-acid sequence MADMTTLVAATRKKSMTPRVLPTVGVEEEFFLLDATTLRPIPANESVIAHAKNIGLDVVTELTTLQVETNSPRVQRIRDLREHVVNTRTTLAAVALSHDAHLLAAGMSPIARGEPGPLPIADSPRYAQMLRAYGSLANSDATCGCHVHVEVPDKNTAVRISNFVRPWLPTLLALTSNSAVSDGVDTGHASWRSTVWGRWPTAGPPPYLHSVDHYDDITASMVETGMILDEAGLYWDLRPSNHQPTIEFRVGDVPAVADETALLAALARGLVLTSQWAHERGAPPPRPADHILASAYHCARVHGLDGVGVDVQLGTCVPASTLLRQLVEYVRPALVYAGDARYVETALERLDHLGNGARRQRNVMASSGNAIDVAIHAARSTTTDWSASLAHAVS is encoded by the coding sequence ATGGCCGATATGACAACACTGGTTGCCGCCACACGAAAGAAGAGCATGACACCACGCGTTCTACCAACGGTCGGAGTCGAAGAAGAGTTCTTTCTGCTCGACGCCACGACGTTGAGGCCAATACCGGCCAACGAATCCGTCATCGCACACGCCAAGAACATCGGCCTCGACGTGGTAACCGAGCTGACCACTCTACAGGTGGAGACCAATTCTCCTCGTGTGCAGAGGATCCGAGACCTGCGTGAACACGTCGTGAATACTCGCACGACGCTGGCCGCCGTCGCCCTGTCGCACGACGCCCACCTGCTCGCCGCAGGAATGTCACCGATCGCTCGTGGTGAACCGGGCCCTCTGCCGATCGCAGACAGCCCCCGATACGCCCAGATGCTCCGCGCATACGGTTCGCTAGCCAACAGTGACGCTACTTGTGGATGCCACGTTCACGTCGAAGTACCCGACAAGAACACCGCTGTCCGGATATCGAACTTCGTCAGGCCGTGGCTTCCCACACTGTTGGCGCTGACCTCCAACAGTGCGGTGAGCGACGGCGTCGATACCGGCCATGCCAGCTGGCGGTCCACAGTGTGGGGCAGGTGGCCGACGGCAGGGCCGCCCCCGTATCTGCACTCTGTCGATCACTACGACGACATCACCGCCTCGATGGTCGAGACCGGCATGATTTTGGACGAGGCCGGCTTGTACTGGGACCTGCGCCCTAGTAATCACCAACCCACCATCGAGTTCCGAGTCGGCGATGTGCCCGCCGTCGCTGACGAGACCGCCCTGCTTGCGGCACTCGCACGTGGACTCGTTTTGACCTCACAGTGGGCGCACGAGCGCGGCGCTCCGCCACCTCGCCCCGCAGACCACATTCTTGCATCGGCGTACCACTGCGCGCGCGTGCACGGTCTCGACGGAGTGGGTGTCGACGTCCAACTCGGCACGTGCGTACCTGCGTCCACCTTGTTACGTCAGCTCGTCGAGTATGTGCGACCTGCTCTGGTGTATGCAGGCGATGCGCGGTACGTCGAGACCGCGTTGGAACGGCTCGATCATCTCGGTAACGGCGCGAGACGCCAGCGGAATGTCATGGCATCGAGCGGAAACGCAATCGATGTTGCGATACACGCTGCCAGGTCCACGACGACGGACTGGAGCGCGTCGCTTGCACACGCGGTGAGCTGA
- a CDS encoding STAS domain-containing protein, which produces MVFLLSVHSGPESIRSSFCGPNHLEDGTFAMSVDEPIGGPVVIRVAGDIDKSTVAVFAECVTEAIVCGRSLVVDLLDVEYVDATGTSVLTAAATRLASHRCRAIIACTDGLREHLESSWGRCGVECHDSVASAIHAAMRPREHPIDTASNDAAVTA; this is translated from the coding sequence ATGGTTTTTCTACTATCGGTCCACAGTGGGCCCGAGTCGATCCGCTCGTCGTTCTGCGGACCCAACCACCTCGAAGACGGCACATTTGCCATGTCGGTCGACGAACCCATCGGCGGGCCGGTTGTCATTCGAGTTGCCGGTGATATCGACAAGTCGACCGTGGCGGTGTTCGCGGAATGCGTGACTGAAGCTATCGTGTGCGGCCGGTCTCTCGTAGTCGACCTTCTGGACGTCGAATACGTTGACGCCACTGGAACATCCGTACTCACCGCTGCCGCCACGCGTCTCGCCTCACATCGGTGCCGGGCGATAATTGCATGTACCGACGGCTTGCGTGAGCATTTGGAAAGTTCGTGGGGCCGGTGCGGCGTCGAATGTCACGACTCTGTTGCCTCCGCCATCCACGCTGCCATGAGGCCACGAGAACACCCCATTGACACAGCATCCAACGACGCCGCCGTCACCGCATGA
- a CDS encoding DUF6328 family protein, protein MFRTYDAQREVTAGAGAHCDFNREHRGESPTQTLDRNWICLLQELRVVQTGVQLLTGFLLILPFQDTFDRLPVYARATYVSTLAAAVAATVLLVAPVAMHRLLFRRKALAQLVAAAHRSTGAGLTFLGLALTGVVVLISEVVMSGYAALVGGVVALTAFVMLWAIIPFRMRPEEKNPPEALIGQN, encoded by the coding sequence ATGTTCCGAACTTACGACGCCCAACGCGAGGTGACCGCAGGCGCCGGCGCTCACTGCGACTTCAACCGTGAGCACCGGGGCGAAAGCCCGACCCAAACACTCGACCGCAATTGGATCTGTCTACTCCAAGAATTACGAGTCGTTCAGACAGGCGTACAGCTACTCACCGGATTTCTTTTGATCCTTCCCTTCCAAGACACGTTCGATCGACTTCCCGTATACGCTCGCGCGACGTACGTGTCGACCCTCGCCGCAGCCGTCGCTGCGACCGTTCTCCTCGTGGCCCCGGTTGCAATGCATCGGTTGCTGTTTCGACGCAAGGCCTTGGCCCAACTGGTCGCCGCAGCGCACCGTTCCACAGGCGCAGGATTGACATTCTTGGGCCTTGCGCTGACGGGTGTCGTCGTACTGATCTCCGAGGTCGTGATGAGCGGCTACGCCGCACTTGTCGGCGGCGTGGTGGCACTGACCGCATTCGTCATGTTGTGGGCAATCATCCCGTTCCGAATGCGTCCTGAAGAGAAGAACCCGCCCGAAGCACTTATCGGACAAAACTGA
- a CDS encoding glycosyltransferase has translation MHVALVSECVRTHDETTDAEGPHIASLANSLVRRGAKVDVYTRRQNPVDDSELIGGDGYRIIKVDAGPAKPLPDERILPCIGTFGSVLRDHWALDRPDVIHAHSWVPALASVLAAREVDSPAVVSLHELAQGGTSGVPRASLERKIARSADRLVASSSEECEHLTRLGVARSKISIVPTGFDPSMFAPSGAAEAKKSQRRRIVVDSSEPGVQMMIEILEKMSDVELVVLGTAPDMRRLRKVAASRKVTRRVVFTGPILRSDRPALLRSADLFVCTSSSEPSGIATMEAMACGVPVVAYGVGWMHDLVVDEVTGRLIDPPNRREFVRAIELLVADELQLFALGVSAADRVQSRYSWDRIADDMTRSYDATVRGHHDRSHPTAPMPEARRYAV, from the coding sequence ATGCATGTAGCCCTTGTGTCCGAGTGCGTCCGTACACACGACGAAACGACGGACGCCGAAGGCCCCCACATTGCCAGTCTCGCGAACTCCCTCGTGCGGCGAGGGGCCAAGGTCGACGTCTATACGCGCAGACAGAACCCAGTCGACGACAGTGAGTTGATCGGCGGTGACGGCTACCGAATTATCAAAGTCGATGCAGGTCCGGCGAAGCCGTTGCCGGATGAGCGAATACTGCCCTGCATCGGAACGTTCGGCTCTGTTCTGCGCGATCATTGGGCGCTGGACCGGCCCGACGTGATCCACGCGCATTCATGGGTGCCGGCGCTGGCCAGCGTTCTGGCAGCTCGCGAAGTGGACTCGCCCGCAGTCGTGTCTCTGCACGAACTTGCCCAGGGCGGGACGTCGGGTGTTCCTCGCGCGTCTTTGGAGCGCAAAATTGCGCGGTCAGCAGATCGATTGGTTGCCTCGTCGTCCGAGGAATGCGAACACCTGACCCGATTGGGTGTTGCACGCTCGAAGATCTCGATCGTGCCGACTGGTTTCGACCCGTCCATGTTCGCCCCATCTGGCGCGGCCGAGGCGAAGAAATCGCAGCGGCGGCGGATTGTCGTCGACAGTTCGGAGCCGGGTGTCCAGATGATGATCGAGATTCTCGAAAAGATGTCCGACGTCGAGCTTGTGGTCCTCGGTACTGCCCCCGATATGCGCCGTCTCCGCAAAGTTGCCGCTTCGCGGAAGGTGACGAGGAGAGTCGTGTTCACCGGCCCGATTCTGCGTAGCGATCGGCCTGCGCTGCTCCGCTCGGCGGATCTGTTCGTGTGCACGTCCTCCTCCGAGCCGTCCGGCATCGCAACCATGGAAGCAATGGCCTGTGGTGTACCGGTTGTGGCCTACGGAGTCGGTTGGATGCATGATTTAGTCGTCGACGAGGTCACCGGGAGACTGATCGACCCGCCCAACCGACGAGAGTTCGTGCGGGCGATCGAATTGCTCGTCGCCGACGAACTTCAACTATTCGCCCTCGGAGTCTCGGCGGCGGATCGTGTGCAGTCGAGATACTCATGGGATCGAATTGCGGACGATATGACTCGGTCGTACGACGCGACGGTGCGTGGACATCACGACCGATCGCATCCCACGGCCCCGATGCCGGAGGCACGCCGGTATGCGGTCTAG
- a CDS encoding ANTAR domain-containing protein produces the protein MQISRRAHSAREEVDGLHTAMKNRADIEQAKGIIMALRGMNADDAFAVLSEQSQNRNIKVSEIAAAIVDSVAQPGHSDCSSQDIKRRSNCRSDE, from the coding sequence GTGCAGATTTCGAGACGCGCGCACTCTGCTCGAGAAGAAGTCGACGGTCTCCACACCGCGATGAAGAACCGCGCGGATATCGAGCAGGCCAAAGGGATCATCATGGCGCTCCGCGGCATGAACGCCGACGACGCGTTCGCGGTACTGTCCGAACAGTCGCAGAACCGAAATATCAAGGTCAGCGAGATCGCCGCTGCGATCGTGGACTCGGTCGCGCAGCCTGGGCACAGTGACTGCTCATCTCAGGACATCAAGCGACGGAGCAACTGCCGGTCGGACGAGTAA
- a CDS encoding STAS domain-containing protein codes for MSLRSIRDSFSMAVDESPGGPIVITVQGAVCARGNARLFTECLTGTVAAYRPIVIDLVAATAVDGDVMSAIADAASRLAHRQYRTVIVCRPSMTALHSLVQAEHVDVEYVDTPGSVFEEAKASQGEPIAATDALWGTYL; via the coding sequence ATGAGCCTGCGGTCGATCCGAGACTCTTTTTCGATGGCGGTGGACGAATCCCCGGGCGGACCCATCGTGATCACAGTGCAGGGCGCAGTATGTGCCAGAGGCAACGCTCGACTCTTTACCGAATGTCTCACCGGCACAGTGGCCGCATACCGGCCGATAGTGATCGATTTGGTCGCCGCCACCGCCGTCGACGGTGACGTCATGTCCGCGATTGCCGACGCCGCCAGTCGGTTGGCGCACCGACAGTACCGGACCGTCATCGTTTGCCGCCCTTCGATGACGGCTCTGCACAGTCTGGTGCAAGCCGAGCATGTAGACGTCGAGTACGTGGACACACCCGGTTCAGTTTTCGAAGAAGCGAAAGCTTCGCAAGGTGAACCCATAGCGGCGACCGATGCACTGTGGGGAACGTATTTATAG